From the genome of Kluyveromyces lactis strain NRRL Y-1140 chromosome F complete sequence:
CAATTCGGGTGAGGGAGTAAATCCGAGAAATTAGTAATATTTCTTCGTTCCAAATCTGagttaaaaaaaacagcCATTCGGGGTTAATTTCTGCTCTCCAGCAAGTTAATAACCTAAAGACCTGGGCTACAGGCGTCCTTGCGTTTGGAAGTAATATCCACTCAAACTCAATCGTTTCTTATAGTGTAAAAGATATTCTGGCTGTGCCTACTTTGGGCTTCAGTTCGCACACAGCATTGCTCAGTTTGATCCATAGGAATATTCGGTATAAACAGTTACGTTTCCTAAACGTGATTTGTCTAATACTGCCATAGATTTCATCGTATATCATCCACCGGTCAAGGCTAAAACCCTCTGACACATATCGCATTTCTAATCaaaaccttttttttctgcTGATATCCATGGGGTTTTAACGAGACCTTCTGTGTTGcgcctttttttttcaatttttctatACTTTCCATGTCTTGCTGTCGAAGATGTCAACAACCGtttgttattatttgcatttttcaatgtcatTACCAAAAAAAGTCAGTGCCTATattatacatatatatatatatatatatatgtgcCCGATGAATATTAATTCTTGAAGAGATACGGGGGGGGTTACGGCATGAAGCATTAAGTTTCTAACGTTTCGAGGAATTAGAAGGAGACAAGCTCAGGTAAAAAAAGACATCTCCTACCATATATATCATCATGTCAACTAATCTTGACAGTGGTGCTTCAGAGCACGCCGTACAGGCTCGCGCATCAGGAAATGATAATGTGTCATATAGCAGCTCCACAGCGTCGTCATCAGATGTCGGTGCTGATAGACCGTTCCGCGGTGACGATTTGGAAAAGGGCCCATCTGGCAGTGGTACTGCTGATAATGACGACGTTGCTCTCAAGTTGGTCAAAACTTTCACGAATCCTGCTTCGGAAACGGAAATTGCTGTTAATAGAAGATTGTCTAGAATCTTGACAAGTACAGAAGACGAACCAGATTTGATAGAAGTGGATTACTCTGATGTTCCACCAATGGGAGGTGGTAGACCTTACCCTAAAGCTTTGCCCGATAGAGCTCCATATGAAGTTACGTTCGATGGTCCAAATGATCCTCTACATCCTTTCAACTGGcctttgaagaagaaacttgtGATCTGTATAATGTTGGGTCTTGACTGTATTGCCATCACCATGGGTTCCTCTATCTTTGCATCTGCAGTTACCACTATTTCTGAAATATATGAAGTTGCCAACGTCGTTTCTATTCTTGGTATTACTTTATATGTCCTTGGTTTCGCAGCTTCCCCAGTTATTTACGCTCCATTATCGGAATTATATGGTAGACAAGGTGTGCTATTGATTGCTTCGTTTGGTTTCGCTTTGTTCCAGTTTGCTGTAGCTACTGCAGAAAATTTACAAACTATTTTGATTTGTAGATTTTTCGGTGGTTTTATCGGTGCTGCACCATTAGCTGTGGTGCCGGCTTCTTTCTCCGATATGTTTGACAATACACAAAGAGGTACTGCCGTTACTATGTTTGCCTTGGGTGTCTTCGTCGGTCCAATCTTGGCTCCAGTGTTCGGTTCTTACATTGTGCAATACACCTCTTGGAGATGGACTGAATACGTTACTGGTATTTTTGCTTCTGTCATTTTTGTCCTGTTATGctatttctttgaagaaactcATCACCCAACTATTTTGGTTAATAAAGCCAAGATGATGAGAAAGAAGACTGGTAATTGGGGTATCCACGCAGCTCATGAAGAAGTCGAACTCTCCATCAAAGATGTTTGTCAAAAGACTATCACCAGACCAATCTACATGTTGTTCACTGAACCAattattttcttgattACCGTGTACAACTCTTTCGTTTACGGTATTCTATATTTACTATTGGAAGCCTACCCAATTGTCTTTGTGAAAGGTTATCATTTCTATGCCAACGGTGAATTGCCATATATTGCTTTGATCATCGGTATGTTCTTTGCAGCTGTTGTCAATATCTACATGGAAAAGGACTATGTTAGAAGGGTTATAGCCAATAGTGGTAAACCCGTTCCCGAAGCAAGATTATTCCCAATGATGGTTGGTAGTATCATCTTCCCAATCGGTATCCTTTGGTTCTGTTGGACTGGTAACTATCCAAATAAGGTCCACTGGATCGTGCCAACCATTGGTGGTTCCTTCATTGGTTACGGTTTAATGGCTATTTTCTTACCATGTTTCAACTATCTAATCGATTCGTACTTGTTCTTGGCTGCTTCTGCCATTGCTGGTAACACTTTTATGAGATCTTCTTTCGGTGCTGCATTCCCATTGTTTGCTGGTTTCATGTTCGAAAACATGGGTACCAACTGGGCTGGTTTGTTGTTGGGTTTGTTCGCCGCTTGTTTGATTCCTGTCCCATTCTTATTCTACAAGTACGGTAGAAGACTAAGGCAAAAATCCAAGTACGCTTACGACCTACAATAAGCTGAATCTAAACATTCATAATTTTAGCGCCAATGCAACCTACTGATTGTTATTCTTCCAGGACAATGCGACCGTCGAACTGTGCTTTTTTCCCACGTTATATTTACAGCTTATGTTTAACGGGGTCCTCGAGACGAACAACCAAAGACCGGTTaagaaatcagaatcattAATTTACAAATGCATGAGATCTATCTCAATTACTGACTATATTCTACTTAATACCCGATAGTCAAGGAAatgttttttctttgctaTATCATAAGACACGTAGATTTTGTAAAGCACCTTTTCTCATTATAATTTCCTTCGAAACTCTcaatgttgaagaagtctGGTTTTGGATAAATGCTCTTCATTAACTGAACTGACTTCGACATATCTTTTGAACTTAATTAGTTCATTCAGAACTCCCCTAAGAACTACAATATTTCGCCGGCTATTTCTGAGCTTATTCAACTCAATCACGGAAGTAATACTATTAGTTATTGTGTTCAGACGATCAAGagttttcaattcatgCATACTGTGGATACTCGGTTGATCAGGCAAGGTATACCCAGGAAATTACGGACAGGTGCTGACCTTGTTTATGAGGCGGCATTGACCGGGAAAAAAAACTCTGGTTATTCCAAACCACCAGACTAGTTAAGGTAAGAAgttttgtttgaaatgttcttcaagatAGTACAACGTAAGTCTTCTACATAGCTTCAATATAAGCTTAATTGTTCTCGAGTCTAACCCTTATTTTTCGGTATTTCCTTGATTAATACTTGACTTTAACGAATTTTGTCCTTCTCATGTTTACGTGCCGCATAGCAATATTCTTGCCTAAATGTTAGTGGATACATCTTTGTTCATGCTACCTAGTGGTAAGTGAAAGAACCAGTACATAGGGAATCCATCTTTTAATTGCAAATTGTGCTGTCAAATAATGGAACATTACATAATCAGTTCATGGACTTGTGATGAGCTTAGGAATTTTCAAAGAGGATACAACCACTTCCTATAGCGAAAAAGAGCACTCCGATAGGCAAAATTATAGACAGTACACATGCCGACATTTACCGGGTGTTATGATCGTTCAGTCTCAGACACCAGTTATCACCTCAATTATCACCTTATGGCTAGGTCTTCAGGCTCCAGACGTGCtactctttttttttttcaatctcCTGCATAACCATTAAGCGACTAGGTTCATGTAGTTTTGTGTTCCCACTTTTGATGTCAAAAAGGAAACTGAAAACGAATTCCCAGCATGCGGTTCGGAAACAACCTATCATtaattcaagaaaaaaatgaaaataatactACATAATTTGACAACGACAAGGATAGCTTTTGAGAAGAATATCCCGATCTATAGTTAGTTAGCTTACTTCTACTAGTCATatggaaaaattgttccatGTATCTATTTTCTTGCTCGTACTATTGTTCTGCCTAACTAACTTTAAATTGGCAACTTTCTGTGCTCTCGCcattcttgttttttttttttctttaccCGTTTTTTAAGAAATTTTAGTTGATTTTGAGACAAAAGAGCATAATtaaaagaaacagaaacttgaaatttgaaaatgctttttatatatattgattGCATTTATACAGTATGTATTTGCAAACGAGAGAAAAACTCATACAGAGAAGTAGTTTATCTTTTTACCTTTGagatcaagaacaaaagtCGATAAAGACAGGAGGCGATagttttgagaaagagATCATTCAGAAAGCGTGCTCGTAATACTTCGGGAATATAGAAAGGCTATTGATTTTAGTATATCATCCTAGTACCAGTTTTTGGGACTCCTTTTTAACTCACACTGGCTGACTATTACACCAAAGATTGATACAAGTTAGTGTCGCAGCTTTTATTTGTGTTTATATTATTTTTACTACCTTAAAGTTCTGGGATTTTTTCTCTGGATAAGAGCTTCGTATAATCTTTTAAAGGTAATTAAGTGGGGCTCAAACTTTTAACAAGGGTATAGTTTTGTTTCGTTGGATATTAAGGCCATCTTTAAGGATGTCTACGGTTAATATGAGACCATCTTTGGCCTCCATTTCAGGTGTCGGTCCTTCTGGTCCAACTACTGCCACAGCTACCAGTTCAAGGAGTTTCAAACCGTGTGCAAATTGTACTTGCAGTTACGGGCAGTTGTCTAGACAAGGTAGAAGATCATCAGctttattgaaacaaatCAACTTTTCCAGAAGGCATTCTCATTTTGGGAATCCACCTTTAAGTCCTACCAGTGAATCCATATATTCAACTGATTCTATTTGTCAGCTCAAAAGTACTGAAACCGCAAAGAGATTGCTTGCCTTAAGGAAGCAAATGGATACACATGATTTGTGCTGTTACATTATTCCATCAGAGGACGAACATCAGTCTGAATACGTTTCTCAAGCTGACGAAAGACGTGCATTCATTTCTGGGTTTACCGGAAGTGCCGGAGTTGCCTGTGTAACAAGAGActtattgaatttcaacaCAGATAAGCCTGAGGGCGAAGCTATTTTGAGCACTGATGGGCGCTATTTTAACCAAGCCAGTCAAGAACTGGATTGTAACTGGACTTTAGTAAGGCAGGGAGAAGATCCTATAACTTGGCAACAATGGGCTGTTAACGAGGCACATGAAATGTCGCTTGCTCTTGGTGGAAAACCAACAAAGATTGGTATCGATCCAAGATTAATCAGTTTTGATCAAGTGAGAATGTTTGAGAAAGTGATCAAGGATAAAACTGAAGGAACTAATGCAAAGATTGAatttgttgctgttgcagATAATTTGGTGGATAAAATCTGGTGCGAGTTTGAAACCATGCCCGTCAGAGACTTAAATGAATTACTACTATTGGATCGCAAATATACTGGAGAATGTTACAAGTCTAAGCGTGAGCGTGTTATGAACAAGATTTCAAAGGACCACAATGGAGCCTCTCATTTGGTAGTTTTTGCCTTGGACGAAATATGTTGGTTATTAAATCTACGTGGTTCAGACATTGAATACAATCcagttttctttgcttATCTTGTTTTGTCCAACGATGAAACGATACTCTTCACTGATAATccatttgatgataaaattgaaaattattTGAGTGAAAATAACATCAAAGTTGAATCATATCAAAATATCTGGTCATTTTTGTCTGACAAGGCTTCTGCCCTTGCggagaaaaaagaaacaattctGATTCCATCCAACTCATCATGGGAAATTGTTCGTAAGTTATATGGTTCTACTATGAAGCGTGTATCGTCTCCAATCGAAGTTATGAAATCTGTTAAAAATGAGACCGAAATCCAAAATGCTCATTCTGCTCAAGTAAAAGATGCCGTCGCGTTGATTCAGTATTTCTCTTGGTTAGAAGATCAACTTGTTAAGCATGAGAAATTAATTGATGAACACAAGGCTTCTCAAAAGTTAACGGAAATCAGAAAGACAGCGAAACACTACATGGGTAATTCGTTCTGTACCATTTCATCCACTGGATCGAATGCTGCAGTGATTCATTACGAACCACCCGAAGAGAACTCGTCCATGATCGATCcaaacaaaatatatcTATGTGATTCAGGAGCACAATTTTTAGAAGGTACGACAGACATCACACGTACGTTACATTTCACGGAGCCGACGCAGGAAGAGATTGATAACTATACACTAGTATTGAAAGGTAATTTGGCACTTGAACGGTTGGTGGTTCCTGAGGGCACCAGTGGATATAACATCGATGTTATTGCCAGACAGTTTTTGTGGCAAGCTGGACTGGATTACAAGCATGGTACAGGTCACGGTGTTGGTTCATTCTTGAATGTTCACGAGGGACCAATCGGAATTGGATACAAACCACATCTTGTAAATTTCCCCTTGGAAAAGGGAAATATAATCACCAATGAACCAGGTTATTATAAAGATGGTGAATACGGTATCCGAATAGAAAACGATCTACTCGTCAAGGAAGCTGAAGGACTACAATTTGGTAAGCGtaaatttttgaagttcGAGAACCTAACTATGGTACCTTACTGTAAGAAGTTAATCAACACAAGTCTTTTGACGCCAGAGGAGAAATCACAGATTAACGACTATCATACAAGGATATGGTCTTCAATCGTTCCATTCTTGCAACCATCCAGTATTGCATTCAAATGGCTCAAGAGAGAAACTAAATCACTATGATCCGTGCctttcttttctctatTAGATCACTGATTTTGTCTACCTATTCGGAAATGGTGACAGAACttgttccaatttcttcacATGAACATGCGTTTTCTTATTAATTTGGTCCATATTAGTATTTCCTTTCTATTCAACTTCTTAATTCACCTTCGTTTATCAGAATcaccatt
Proteins encoded in this window:
- the TPO1 gene encoding polyamine transporter TPO1 (similar to uniprot|Q07824 Saccharomyces cerevisiae YLL028W TPO1 Proton-motive-force-dependent multidrug transporter of the major facilitator superfamily able to transport eight different compounds including polyamines quinidine cycloheximide and nystatin involved in excess spermidine detoxification) is translated as MSTNLDSGASEHAVQARASGNDNVSYSSSTASSSDVGADRPFRGDDLEKGPSGSGTADNDDVALKLVKTFTNPASETEIAVNRRLSRILTSTEDEPDLIEVDYSDVPPMGGGRPYPKALPDRAPYEVTFDGPNDPLHPFNWPLKKKLVICIMLGLDCIAITMGSSIFASAVTTISEIYEVANVVSILGITLYVLGFAASPVIYAPLSELYGRQGVLLIASFGFALFQFAVATAENLQTILICRFFGGFIGAAPLAVVPASFSDMFDNTQRGTAVTMFALGVFVGPILAPVFGSYIVQYTSWRWTEYVTGIFASVIFVLLCYFFEETHHPTILVNKAKMMRKKTGNWGIHAAHEEVELSIKDVCQKTITRPIYMLFTEPIIFLITVYNSFVYGILYLLLEAYPIVFVKGYHFYANGELPYIALIIGMFFAAVVNIYMEKDYVRRVIANSGKPVPEARLFPMMVGSIIFPIGILWFCWTGNYPNKVHWIVPTIGGSFIGYGLMAIFLPCFNYLIDSYLFLAASAIAGNTFMRSSFGAAFPLFAGFMFENMGTNWAGLLLGLFAACLIPVPFLFYKYGRRLRQKSKYAYDLQ
- the FRA1 gene encoding aminopeptidase P (similar to uniprot|Q07825 Saccharomyces cerevisiae YLL029W Hypothetical ORF), with translation MSTVNMRPSLASISGVGPSGPTTATATSSRSFKPCANCTCSYGQLSRQGRRSSALLKQINFSRRHSHFGNPPLSPTSESIYSTDSICQLKSTETAKRLLALRKQMDTHDLCCYIIPSEDEHQSEYVSQADERRAFISGFTGSAGVACVTRDLLNFNTDKPEGEAILSTDGRYFNQASQELDCNWTLVRQGEDPITWQQWAVNEAHEMSLALGGKPTKIGIDPRLISFDQVRMFEKVIKDKTEGTNAKIEFVAVADNLVDKIWCEFETMPVRDLNELLLLDRKYTGECYKSKRERVMNKISKDHNGASHLVVFALDEICWLLNLRGSDIEYNPVFFAYLVLSNDETILFTDNPFDDKIENYLSENNIKVESYQNIWSFLSDKASALAEKKETILIPSNSSWEIVRKLYGSTMKRVSSPIEVMKSVKNETEIQNAHSAQVKDAVALIQYFSWLEDQLVKHEKLIDEHKASQKLTEIRKTAKHYMGNSFCTISSTGSNAAVIHYEPPEENSSMIDPNKIYLCDSGAQFLEGTTDITRTLHFTEPTQEEIDNYTLVLKGNLALERLVVPEGTSGYNIDVIARQFLWQAGLDYKHGTGHGVGSFLNVHEGPIGIGYKPHLVNFPLEKGNIITNEPGYYKDGEYGIRIENDLLVKEAEGLQFGKRKFLKFENLTMVPYCKKLINTSLLTPEEKSQINDYHTRIWSSIVPFLQPSSIAFKWLKRETKSL